The following proteins come from a genomic window of Anticarsia gemmatalis isolate Benzon Research Colony breed Stoneville strain chromosome 25, ilAntGemm2 primary, whole genome shotgun sequence:
- the LOC142983952 gene encoding uncharacterized protein LOC142983952, with protein sequence MPLPFNKTLDLKLLQLVKDNPILYNTKHSKYLDFDSREVVWQKIGDALSRPALICKSRWVNMRDMMRRKIRDRLRNPTSHSYKYKYEDELAFMMPFFKEIQASGTSDDFLEYEDTACEVEMPTEVFVDETLDYEEPRETKPVLKRRTEDGQTSRDNLFQDNNMYQELNPADPLDVFLLTIGTTLRKFSPYYLNQAKSKIFQVVQEYELQQIVDKEDQTPGSSSSII encoded by the exons ATGCCGCTGCCCTTCAACAAAACCCTCGACCTCAAACTACTACAGCTCGTGAAAGACAACCCCATTTTATACAACACGAAGCACTCCAAATACTTAGATTTTGATTCAAGAGAAGTCGTTTGGCAGAAAATCGGAGACGCTTTATCCAGACCAG CGTTAATCTGCAAATCAAGATGGGTGAACATGAGAGACATGATGCGGCGGAAGATCCGAGACCGCCTGCGGAACCCCACCAGCCACAGCTACAAGTACAAGTACGAGGACGAACTGGCCTTCATGATGCCCTTCTTCAAAGAGATACAGGCTTCAGGCACCAGCGATGACTTCCTAGAATACGAGGACACAGCCTGCGAAGTAGAAATGCCGACTGAAGTGTTCGTAGACGAGACTTTGGACTATGAAGAGCCTAGGGAAACGAAACCAGTGTTGAAGAGACGAACAGAAGACGGCCAGACTTCCAGAGATAATCTATtccaagataataatatgtatcaagAACTTAACCCAGCAGATCCCTTAGACGTGTTTCTGTTAACAATAGGAACGACGCTGCGGAAATTCAGTCCTTATTATCTGAACCAGGCTAAGAGTAAGATCTTCCAGGTGGTGCAGGAGTATGAGCTGCAGCAGATAGTGGACAAGGAAGACCAAACGCCCGgcagtagtagtagtattatttag
- the LOC142983951 gene encoding uncharacterized protein LOC142983951: MFHEKLDVKLIRLVKENPVLYDFNNEKYMDFNAREVAWQKIGDELRRPATDCKLRWINIRDVHRRIIRKTLETGKRVGRMYKYEGELVFMRSFYKDVTAPTPSFDEDMDKTGDWNVVICQENEQDVQAQNSDDSDKPVKRSKAKKRKVKKRTESCEAEEQQPPSTSFNEVQTPTELDVTDPVDAFLLSIGATLKTFSAYHLNIAKSKIFAVVQEHDLQQIVQNERQENVDVKTSATDTMYTINTM, translated from the exons ATGTTCCACGAGAAACTCGACGTCAAGCTCATTCGCCTGGTGAAGGAGAACCCGGTGCTATACGACTTTAATAATGAGAAGTACATGGACTTCAATGCGAGGGAAGTCGCGTGGCAGAAGATTGGTGACGAGCTGCGGAGACCAG CAACAGACTGCAAACTCAGATGGATCAACATCCGCGACGTACACAGACGAATAATTCGCAAAACTCTCGAGACGGGCAAGCGTGTCGGCAGAATGTACAAATATGAAGGAGAGCTGGTCTTCATGAGGAGCTTCTACAAGGACGTGACGGCTCCAACGCCTTCCTTCGACGAGGACATGGACAAGACGGGCGACTGGAACGTGGTCATCTGTCAGGAGAACGAGCAAGACGTACAGGCACAGAACAGCGACGACTCGGACAAACCTGTGAAAAGAAGCAAGGCTAAGAAGAGAAAGGTTAAGAAGAGAACAGAGTCTTGCGAAGCTGAGGAGCAGCAGCCGCCCTCGACGTCGTTTAATGAAGTCCAGACACCTACAGAACTTGACGTCACAGATCCTGTGGATGCGTTTCTACTAAGTATCGGCGCTACATTGAAGACGTTTTCTGCTTATCATTTAAATATAGCCAAGTCGAAGATCTTCGCGGTGGTACAGGAGCATGATTTACAACAGATCGTTCAGAACGAACGACAAGAAAACGTTGATGTCAAAACATCGGCCACAGACACTATGTATACTATCAACACTATGTAG